One region of Niallia sp. Man26 genomic DNA includes:
- a CDS encoding DUF975 family protein produces the protein MKIGTIKKEALHALRGNWGPAVLVTFTVFVISAFVPLVFEVPLSGGFEAWVLQDATPLGATIVSTLISVLLVPLSIAVLWYFLDLVRGKLPKVADIFLAYKDLGLGLKIIGTSIIQSIFLFLWFLLLFIPGIIKSLSYSQTYYLLKDHPEYSVFEAITESRKRMVGFKWKYFLLYLSFIGWGLLSILTLGIGFLWLAPYISTTLAVFYDNHISDKKAELE, from the coding sequence ATGAAAATAGGAACTATTAAAAAAGAAGCTTTACATGCTCTAAGAGGGAATTGGGGACCAGCAGTACTGGTAACTTTTACTGTTTTTGTTATTAGCGCTTTTGTTCCTTTAGTTTTTGAGGTGCCATTAAGCGGCGGGTTTGAGGCTTGGGTGCTGCAGGATGCAACGCCATTAGGAGCAACTATTGTGAGCACTCTCATCTCGGTGCTGCTCGTTCCGTTATCAATTGCCGTACTTTGGTACTTTTTGGATTTAGTGCGAGGAAAACTGCCTAAAGTAGCAGATATATTCCTTGCATATAAAGACCTTGGGTTAGGCTTGAAAATAATTGGTACATCCATTATTCAGAGCATATTCTTATTTCTTTGGTTTTTGCTATTATTCATACCTGGTATTATCAAATCATTGTCTTATTCGCAAACATACTATTTACTAAAGGATCATCCTGAGTATTCCGTATTTGAAGCAATAACAGAAAGCCGTAAACGAATGGTCGGCTTTAAGTGGAAGTATTTCCTTCTATATTTAAGTTTTATTGGCTGGGGATTGCTGTCTATCCTAACACTTGGCATTGGTTTTCTGTGGCTTGCACCATATATCAGCACAACGCTTGCAGTATTTTACGACAATCATATTTCAGATAAAAAGGCAGAATTAGAATAA